The Lolium rigidum isolate FL_2022 chromosome 1, APGP_CSIRO_Lrig_0.1, whole genome shotgun sequence region ATCTGGGTTCCGATATCTAAGGCGGTAGCAGCGCAGCCCTCGCTCATTTAACACCACACCCGGATTCCCCTGTGGCGCGTCGCGGAGAGAGTTACGCCCCAACGAAGTTTTATTGGGTTTCATATCCATTGGAATTGCTGGTTTTTACATTGGCTCGCTAAGCCTAACACAATCCTCCTCCTTTACCCGGGTTTGGGACTGGCTATTCCTAAATGGCATAGGCGGTTTTTGAAGGGCCACAAATCCCCAAAAAAGAATCTTGATTAGGTAGCGTGCACCATAAATTTATCATTTATGGACTAGACAGATGATTTCCCGAACTTACTATATGTTTCTAGCCGTTTGTACGTTGGCACAAAGCTACATCATTTTAGACTGTCCAGCTTGCTTAAtaacaaaggaaaaaaaactatTTACAACACTTGCCCACCAGCCCTCTGCAGTTATTCTGAAGCACTCGCTTCACCTTTGAACATAGCTATATCTATCATTAACAGATGATACAGATGTATATAGATGCCACACGTCCACACCCATTCGCATCATGGTTCTTGCATCGACTTTGTTGTGCAGAACCGCACAGCGTCAGAAACTGCAAGGAAAATATTGCTGCTTCCTATGTGCTCGGTGAGTTTGGATGCTTGCAGTTTTTCGATGACAACAGAACCAGGATTTGACAGAATGAGCTGCCAAAGTACACAATACAAGCAAAATAATCAGTGGCCCAGTAAGAACAgttttttttaatgttttaaGTTTCAATGAATCTACCTGGATCTCTCTCTTCTGAAGATTCTTGTATAGATCTTCAAGAGAATGAATGCCACTTGTATCGATATCGATAACGGCTGCACCAGCATTTTAAACTGAACCACATCAGTATGATGATTGTTAAAAAGTTGAATGTTGTAGGATCAATGGATCATTTTACTTACGTGACATTTCAACAATCAAGAAATTTATTTTAGGAAGTCCCACTGCCTTGGCTCTGTCTTCTTCATCTGTCAACCACCTAAGAATTCTGAAATGGATCACCAGATACCAGGCTATGAGGTTGGAGTTATTGAATTTTTGTGCTATTCACCGTTTTTCAAATTCGAAACACTGAGTGAGGTAAATTTTGCATTATTACCTTTCTCGGACGTAATTGGAGTTGGAAAAATAAATAGCAGAATCAACCCTCACTATCACCACCCCAGGAACAAGCTTTGCTTCTGGATACTGACTGGTGTTCCTGTATATTGTGGTTCCCGGAAGGTTTCCAAGCAGAGCTGTCCTTGGCCTTGTTACTTGAAGAAGTATTTTAGCAAATGAGATTGCTACCTGTAAATATCAGGAACAGCAGGTGAGTTCTACTTATCTCTTCAAAAGAAGACATGACAatatattattattttttgaAGCTATGCTTGGTCCTTACAGCAATCAAGAGACCAATCTCAACCGATACGAAAATAACACCGAAAAATGCTCCCATGCAAGCAATGAAGTCCAACTTGTCAACTTTCCAGATAAGAATCGCTGCTTCATAGTCCACAAGACTGATTACAGCAGAGATAATGATCGACCCTAGGATTGCATTTGGCGTATATTTGAATAGCGGTGTGATGACCAACAAGGTGAGAAGCACAACTACTGACATAACCACATTGGATACAGGAGTTTTGCAACCAGCCATGAAGTTAACCGCAGAACGTGAGAAAGAACCTGAAAAAAATCAAGGGTAAGGGTTTGAGCACTGGATTTTTCAGATAGTTTCTTGCTATCTCTGTTGGGTAAAAAATGGGTTGAGCTACCTGTTGTGACATAGCAAGATGTCATTGAGCCTACTATGTTCATAGTTCCAAGTGCGACCATCTCCTTGTTCCCATCTAACTGGTAGTCCTTAATAGCGGCAAACGTCCTTCCAATTGCCACAGCTTCCTGATAAAGTAGTCGCACACATATTGATGAGAAATCTGGAGAAGCACATGACGGGATAAAAAATATTTATGCATTTATATCAGCATACATACTGTCAAACCAACTATGCCGCAAACAACACCGATCTTGAAACCTTTTAAAACGAATGGACCAGTGAAAAAAATCTTGTGTGCTGATGATGGGTTGATGCCCTTTTCGATGAACTTCACCTGATGACCAAATGACAACAAAATTTCTATCCATTACAAAAACGATATGACTAAGCCTTAGTAGAATACTAACTTTTAGTTACTTACTATCTGAACACCTTGCTTGTCAGCACGGGTTATGTATACAAAAAAGGTTGACATAATAACTGAAATTATAGGAGCAACAGCTGGCACCCAGAAAAACTTCCTGTTCTTCTTTCCCTGTGTAAATCAAATATTTTTAGTATATGGATTAAAATTCCATCGTTAATGGTGTTGCAAAGATAAGAAGTGCTTACGATGTACTTGGCAAACAGAAGGAAAGCCAGGAAAGATGTGCCAATCACAATTGTTTGCCAGTTCCACTGCATATATAAAAAACTCCCTGTCAGTACTTGCGATTGATATCATTTTTAGCCTCAGAGTGTAATTCTGGCAACCAGTTGCCCATGCACCCCATATTCTCTCCTCTATTTTTCATATTCCGAGTTTACAAAAATTATGAAGTAATTCATCGATGTTAGCAATATCATGTgcacttgcaaaaaaaaaaatcatctaaaTGACTAAAAGTATGACCATgtgtgagctacacaaaaataggAAGAGAATTTGGGTTGCATGGGCAACTAGTTGCGAAAATCTGCTCATCAGTCTAAGCTAATGCCTGTCATGGGAAGAACCATGAAAACGTGAATAAATTCAGCTGCCTTTTTTCCAAATGGAATATGTCAAACGAGCTCCGCAAATTCCGAAAACAGTTCACTGACTGCTTGCAACCAAAAAGGTTGGAGCCAAATAAGTTATTTCCATGTCATGACTGTAATTTGTTAGTAacaaaaaaatatttatgttCTTGGCAGGAGCGGACCCAAAAAGAGCTGAGTGGGGGTGTAGGCCCTCAAATTCCCCAAATTCTTGAGAATTTCAAAGAaacttttttgaaaattttgaattcagAACATAATTGCCCCTGGTCAAACTTTGTGCCCCCACTGAAACTTATTTCTGGGTCCGCCACTGGTTCTTGGGATTACAAATGCATTGATATAGTTACAGAAATCCAGAGAATAATGTTCTCACTAAAATATAAATGTGAGACGTTAGAGCTAAGTATGACATAAGTACCCCATGATGGACTGAACTCCAGACAGATTTCATAACCGAAACTATGTCGGTTTTCCTTGTAAAATTCACGATACCCAACACGTATTTCAGCTGCTGCAGGGCAATAGTTATGGCTGCTCCCCCCATGAACCCGACAATTGCAGCATGTGACAAGAACTCGATGAGGAACCCTAACCTGGAAAATGTGAACTCTTAGTTCAACGCAActtaccctcaaaaaaaaaaagttcaacgCATCTACATTGTGCAAGCTTCTAGTAGGTAATTTGCATATACCTTAGAAATCCTAGGGCTGCTTGAGTGATACCAGCAAAGAAGGTTGCCGTGAAAGCAAGGCGTATGTATTCCTCCTTGTTTTTAACATGGTCAACCTCA contains the following coding sequences:
- the LOC124684000 gene encoding sulfate transporter 1.2-like; translated protein: MVHHITDEAAANEPTITTQTPSYDPSQGPLVYKVGYPPQKNLATEFTDTLRETFFHENPLRQYKGQSGWTRFTMGLQFLFPVVGWGRNYNFIKFRSDLIAGLTIASLCIPQDIGYSKLANLDPQYGLYSSFVPPLIYAAMGSSRDIAIGPVAVVSLLIGSLLQNEVDHVKNKEEYIRLAFTATFFAGITQAALGFLRLGFLIEFLSHAAIVGFMGGAAITIALQQLKYVLGIVNFTRKTDIVSVMKSVWSSVHHGWNWQTIVIGTSFLAFLLFAKYIGKKNRKFFWVPAVAPIISVIMSTFFVYITRADKQGVQIVKFIEKGINPSSAHKIFFTGPFVLKGFKIGVVCGIVGLTEAVAIGRTFAAIKDYQLDGNKEMVALGTMNIVGSMTSCYVTTGSFSRSAVNFMAGCKTPVSNVVMSVVVLLTLLVITPLFKYTPNAILGSIIISAVISLVDYEAAILIWKVDKLDFIACMGAFFGVIFVSVEIGLLIAVAISFAKILLQVTRPRTALLGNLPGTTIYRNTSQYPEAKLVPGVVIVRVDSAIYFSNSNYVRERILRWLTDEEDRAKAVGLPKINFLIVEMSPVIDIDTSGIHSLEDLYKNLQKREIQLILSNPGSVVIEKLQASKLTEHIGSSNIFLAVSDAVRFCTTKSMQEP